In Flammeovirgaceae bacterium 311, one DNA window encodes the following:
- a CDS encoding ompa/motb domain protein (COG0457 FOG: TPR repeat): MHWRSKNKCKSMHIRYRFNKMLKKGMGAALLLCLLHIGAGAQQQSQTLYRAEKLFEIGNYSEALRHYQEAMQAGESSPYLHYKAGRCYLESKQYAERLKALPLLQQAGSGADKLPAEYYLSLGDAHHTAAQPQEALLAYEQYQKLAGKTPDKIKLAKERKATAQLALEFMANPKQVNLRPLQNGVNTEFTEYNPVVSADESVMAYTQLKPADSRSSQKSIEQIMLLTREAGNWSAPQPLKISSFNSGTAGMSADGQKMIIYLQDNTGGNLYLLQRKGETWGQPLEIKGDLNSRYLETTASITPDGKTIYFASNRPGGFGGLDIYKTELQPNGSWGRAVNLGAGVNTDADEDAPFIHPDGRTLYFTANGRGSIGGNDVFRSFFVAGKWAKPENLGYPINTAANESYFTLTADGSRAYFSSDRSGGKGEQDIYTFNMPDQDRNIALTMIKGRILAGEREQPVSTQIFVVDVKTGNKLDYVYNPDSKTGNYLIILPPGRNYDLIVKADGYLPYSINVNIPNQDYFYELFQQIFLRPIKQFDVVVGQEVKVQNAFYDTGQPLHHDLKKIKESNMVKGDSIDVYEMMETIIGAGDKAAYDYMLDLMFTINPIENVDFSKANGKMVEDAEAVYFYEENDKTRLEAKNVGGQVIYTLPTFRVTEQAQQQKLVPKAAYSQEMLKPVYKIYFDVDSKVLKQKDEQTLQDIIRLFEQHEQLGVEISGYASKDGNADHNRKLSNERATVVLDYLNKRGVGRRRIVAKGLGATDGLEGNAQEGRRVEVRIIDLTQARK, from the coding sequence ATGCACTGGAGAAGCAAAAACAAGTGTAAAAGCATGCATATTCGTTACAGGTTTAACAAGATGTTGAAAAAAGGAATGGGCGCAGCTTTACTGCTCTGCCTGCTGCACATAGGAGCAGGGGCACAGCAACAGTCGCAAACCCTCTACCGTGCTGAGAAACTTTTTGAAATAGGCAATTACAGCGAAGCCCTCAGGCATTACCAGGAAGCCATGCAGGCCGGGGAGTCCTCTCCCTATTTGCACTACAAAGCCGGTCGCTGTTACCTGGAGAGCAAGCAGTATGCCGAGCGGCTTAAAGCACTCCCCTTACTGCAGCAGGCGGGCAGCGGAGCAGATAAATTACCTGCAGAATACTACCTCTCGCTGGGCGATGCCCACCATACCGCTGCCCAGCCACAGGAAGCCCTGCTGGCATATGAGCAGTATCAGAAGCTTGCCGGTAAAACACCTGATAAAATAAAGCTTGCAAAGGAGCGTAAAGCCACCGCACAGCTTGCCCTGGAGTTTATGGCCAACCCTAAACAGGTAAACCTGCGCCCCCTTCAAAACGGGGTAAACACTGAGTTTACAGAATACAACCCTGTGGTAAGTGCCGATGAATCTGTAATGGCTTATACCCAGCTAAAACCTGCTGATAGCCGCAGCAGCCAGAAGAGCATAGAGCAGATTATGCTGCTGACCCGGGAAGCCGGCAACTGGTCTGCCCCGCAACCACTCAAGATCAGCAGTTTTAATTCCGGAACAGCGGGGATGTCGGCCGATGGCCAAAAGATGATCATATACCTGCAGGACAATACCGGCGGTAACCTGTACCTGTTGCAGCGCAAAGGCGAAACCTGGGGCCAGCCACTGGAAATTAAAGGCGATCTTAACTCACGTTACCTGGAAACAACTGCCAGCATTACACCCGATGGTAAAACTATTTACTTTGCCAGCAACCGTCCGGGTGGTTTTGGCGGGCTCGATATCTACAAAACAGAATTACAGCCAAACGGCAGCTGGGGCAGGGCGGTAAACCTGGGGGCCGGTGTTAATACCGATGCCGACGAAGACGCACCTTTTATTCACCCCGACGGGCGTACGCTTTACTTTACTGCCAATGGCAGGGGATCCATTGGTGGTAATGACGTGTTCCGCTCCTTTTTTGTAGCCGGTAAGTGGGCGAAGCCCGAGAACCTGGGCTACCCCATCAATACGGCTGCCAATGAAAGCTACTTTACCCTTACTGCCGATGGCAGCCGCGCTTATTTCTCCTCCGACAGATCGGGCGGAAAAGGGGAACAGGATATTTATACCTTTAACATGCCTGATCAGGACCGCAATATTGCCCTGACCATGATCAAGGGCCGTATTCTGGCAGGAGAGCGGGAGCAGCCAGTCTCTACCCAGATCTTTGTGGTAGATGTGAAAACAGGTAATAAACTGGATTATGTATACAACCCCGATTCTAAAACAGGTAATTACCTGATCATTCTTCCTCCGGGCCGTAACTACGACCTGATTGTAAAAGCCGATGGTTACCTGCCTTACTCCATCAATGTAAACATTCCGAACCAGGATTATTTTTACGAGCTCTTTCAGCAGATCTTCCTGCGCCCTATCAAGCAGTTCGATGTGGTGGTGGGCCAGGAGGTAAAGGTACAGAATGCCTTCTATGATACCGGACAACCCCTGCACCACGATCTGAAAAAGATCAAAGAAAGTAACATGGTGAAAGGCGATAGCATAGACGTATATGAAATGATGGAAACGATTATAGGTGCCGGCGATAAAGCTGCCTACGACTATATGCTCGACCTGATGTTCACTATTAACCCCATCGAAAATGTTGATTTCAGCAAGGCCAATGGCAAAATGGTAGAAGATGCCGAGGCAGTCTACTTCTACGAGGAGAACGACAAAACCAGGCTGGAGGCTAAAAACGTAGGCGGACAAGTGATCTATACCTTGCCAACCTTCCGGGTTACTGAGCAGGCACAGCAGCAGAAACTAGTACCCAAAGCTGCCTATAGCCAGGAAATGCTTAAGCCGGTATATAAAATTTATTTTGATGTTGACAGCAAAGTGCTGAAGCAAAAAGACGAGCAAACCCTGCAGGATATCATTCGCCTGTTTGAGCAGCATGAGCAGCTGGGTGTTGAGATCAGCGGCTATGCCTCTAAGGATGGTAATGCCGATCATAACCGGAAGCTTTCTAACGAGCGAGCCACCGTTGTGCTCGATTACCTGAACAAGCGTGGAGTAGGTCGCCGCCGGATTGTAGCCAAAGGCCTGGGTGCCACTGACGGACTAGAGGGGAATGCCCAGGAAGGCCGCCGTGTAGAAGTACGTATCATAGATCTCACCCAAGCAAGAAAATAA
- a CDS encoding hypothetical protein (COG3169 Uncharacterized protein conserved in bacteria): MKPFLTILLLVLSNTFMTFAWYGHLKFKEMKWAESLGLISIILISWGIAFFEYCFQVPANRLGFKGTGGPFSLVELKVLQEAITLVVFVIFTTIFFRTESFRLNHLIGFAFLILAVYFIFKK, encoded by the coding sequence ATGAAACCATTTCTGACCATTTTGCTGCTGGTACTTTCCAATACCTTTATGACCTTTGCCTGGTATGGGCACCTTAAGTTCAAGGAAATGAAATGGGCAGAAAGCCTAGGGCTTATTAGTATTATTCTCATCAGCTGGGGCATTGCCTTTTTTGAATACTGCTTTCAGGTACCTGCCAACAGGCTTGGCTTCAAGGGTACCGGGGGGCCATTCTCGCTGGTAGAGCTAAAAGTACTGCAGGAGGCAATCACGCTGGTGGTGTTTGTCATATTTACCACGATCTTTTTCCGCACCGAAAGCTTCAGGCTAAACCACCTGATTGGCTTTGCTTTTCTGATTCTGGCCGTTTATTTCATATTCAAGAAATGA
- a CDS encoding NUDIX hydrolase (COG0494 NTP pyrophosphohydrolases including oxidative damage repair enzymes) produces the protein MTEVACAIIEQGEQVLVTQRGYHKAEAGLWEFPGGKLNKGESPHDCIVREIAEELHLQVAPYQLLQAVEYHYPDKSIRLIPLICRLTGGRLTLTEHAAYQWLAPQALHPLQWCPPDVPVLEQYLQWLSQQSK, from the coding sequence ATGACAGAAGTAGCCTGTGCCATCATAGAACAGGGGGAGCAGGTGCTGGTAACCCAGCGCGGCTACCACAAGGCCGAAGCAGGTTTATGGGAATTTCCAGGTGGTAAATTAAACAAGGGCGAAAGTCCGCACGACTGCATTGTTCGGGAAATAGCAGAAGAGCTCCACCTGCAGGTAGCGCCCTACCAACTCCTGCAGGCGGTAGAGTACCATTATCCGGATAAAAGCATCAGACTGATTCCCCTGATCTGCAGGCTTACAGGAGGTAGGTTGACTTTAACCGAGCATGCTGCTTACCAATGGCTGGCGCCACAGGCACTGCATCCGCTTCAATGGTGTCCGCCCGATGTACCTGTGCTGGAGCAATATTTGCAGTGGCTTAGCCAGCAAAGCAAATAA
- a CDS encoding Zn-dependent protease with chaperone function (COG0501 Zn-dependent protease with chaperone function), with translation MPVFFYAKSFKYYAKFAVMSLSPTALKIILISLVALGYLLESALDWLNYTYLKKPYLPQLSGILTEEKYSETVRYQQERKRFGFITATYSFVLMLVMLLTGGFGWLDEQLREWTQHPILLALLYFGMLMLAADILSLPFQLYSTFRIEESWGFNKTSVRTFWLDKLKGYGLGALLGGLLLSLLLWLVLELGQNFWLYFWGVLILFMLGANVFYTSLILPLFNKLRPLTAGALKTALETYSQKINFPLKNIYVIDGSKRSSKANAFFAGLGKQKKIVLYDTLIEKHTEEEIVAVLAHEAGHYKKRHILKGFVLSVLQSGLMLFLLSRFIGSETLTLALGGTPLGGTPLEAGLLPLHLNLIGFGLLYSPISMLLGLFMNSLSRKHEYQADAYAAQTYGAEPLQEALRKLSVLNLSQPLPHPWYVWVHYSHPPLLYRLDALEKQKQV, from the coding sequence ATGCCAGTCTTTTTTTATGCTAAATCCTTTAAATATTACGCCAAATTTGCTGTCATGAGCTTATCTCCTACCGCCTTAAAGATAATACTGATCAGCCTGGTCGCCCTTGGCTACCTGCTTGAATCAGCGCTCGACTGGCTCAATTATACCTATCTCAAAAAGCCTTACCTGCCACAATTATCGGGTATCCTTACCGAAGAAAAATATAGTGAAACTGTGCGCTACCAGCAGGAGCGGAAACGCTTTGGCTTTATTACCGCTACCTATAGCTTTGTGCTGATGCTCGTTATGCTGCTTACCGGTGGCTTTGGCTGGCTGGATGAACAGCTGCGGGAGTGGACGCAGCACCCCATTCTGCTGGCGCTCCTGTACTTTGGTATGCTGATGCTGGCCGCTGATATACTGAGCCTGCCTTTTCAGTTGTACAGCACCTTTCGGATTGAGGAGAGCTGGGGCTTCAACAAAACAAGTGTACGCACCTTCTGGCTCGACAAGCTCAAGGGCTATGGGCTGGGTGCCCTGCTTGGCGGTTTACTGCTCTCGCTGCTGCTTTGGCTGGTGCTGGAGCTGGGACAAAATTTCTGGCTCTACTTCTGGGGTGTGTTAATCCTTTTCATGCTGGGGGCAAATGTTTTTTACACCAGCCTTATTCTTCCGCTCTTTAATAAACTTCGCCCTTTAACAGCAGGAGCCTTAAAAACAGCGCTCGAAACATACAGCCAAAAGATAAATTTCCCTCTTAAAAATATCTATGTAATAGATGGGTCAAAAAGGAGCAGTAAAGCAAATGCTTTTTTTGCAGGTTTGGGGAAGCAAAAGAAGATTGTTCTTTACGATACCCTCATTGAAAAACATACCGAGGAGGAAATTGTGGCTGTACTTGCCCACGAGGCAGGGCATTACAAAAAGCGGCATATCCTGAAAGGATTTGTGTTGTCTGTGCTGCAGTCGGGCCTGATGCTGTTTTTGCTAAGCCGGTTTATCGGGAGCGAAACCCTCACGCTGGCTTTGGGCGGCACCCCGCTGGGCGGCACCCCGCTAGAAGCCGGGCTGCTTCCGCTGCACCTGAACCTGATTGGGTTTGGCTTGCTGTACTCGCCGATTTCCATGCTGCTGGGCCTGTTCATGAACAGCCTTAGCCGCAAACACGAGTACCAGGCCGATGCCTACGCTGCACAAACCTATGGAGCCGAGCCTCTGCAGGAGGCGCTGCGAAAGCTGTCGGTGCTGAACCTAAGCCAGCCGCTGCCGCATCCCTGGTATGTATGGGTACACTATTCGCATCCACCTTTATTATACAGGCTGGATGCACTGGAGAAGCAAAAACAAGTGTAA
- a CDS encoding membrane protein, whose amino-acid sequence MNKSFLVLAGLMMLCSTALLAQDPQFSQYYANPLYLNPALTGNLSNARVGVNFRQQWPSIDATFTTYTAYFDNYFADYNSGVGVMLMHDRQGIAGLASTSAHLQYAYQLPLTRKITFRPGVSLGVIERRLDYSNLQFADQFNGTGFNGIRASSENLADMNPFYQFDLSFGGMIYTPRLFAGISASHLNEPYFSFNEDGDERLPVKYSVHGGYRIALKADEIRNEYDRYGRERSITPTAEFKMQREFKQLSVGAYLTWEPLVVGLWYRGLPVTEVEGVRNKNESAILLIGLVRGNMNIGYSFDYTLSSLSMATGGAHEVSLSYTFDWIKSKRPPRNVRQIPCPEF is encoded by the coding sequence ATGAATAAAAGTTTCTTAGTTCTTGCAGGGCTGATGATGCTGTGCAGTACGGCTTTGCTGGCGCAGGACCCACAGTTTTCACAGTATTACGCCAATCCGCTTTACCTAAATCCTGCGCTTACAGGTAATCTGTCTAATGCCAGGGTGGGGGTAAATTTCAGGCAGCAGTGGCCCTCCATTGATGCTACTTTTACAACCTATACGGCATATTTCGATAATTATTTTGCTGATTATAACAGCGGTGTAGGGGTCATGCTGATGCATGACCGTCAGGGTATAGCAGGGCTGGCCAGCACCAGCGCCCATTTACAGTATGCCTATCAGTTGCCGCTCACCAGAAAGATTACTTTCAGGCCCGGCGTCAGCCTTGGCGTTATTGAGCGCAGGCTCGATTATTCCAACCTGCAGTTTGCCGATCAGTTTAACGGAACCGGCTTTAACGGCATACGTGCCAGCAGCGAGAACCTGGCAGACATGAATCCGTTTTACCAGTTCGACCTAAGCTTTGGCGGTATGATCTATACCCCAAGATTATTTGCCGGTATATCGGCCAGCCACCTGAACGAACCTTATTTCAGCTTTAACGAGGATGGAGATGAAAGGCTGCCTGTTAAATATTCTGTTCATGGCGGTTACCGCATTGCCCTTAAAGCCGACGAAATCAGGAATGAATACGACCGTTATGGCCGGGAGCGCAGCATTACCCCCACTGCAGAATTTAAAATGCAACGGGAGTTTAAGCAGCTGAGTGTGGGTGCCTATTTAACCTGGGAGCCCCTGGTGGTAGGCTTGTGGTACAGAGGCTTGCCTGTAACAGAAGTAGAGGGTGTGCGCAATAAAAATGAATCGGCTATCCTGCTGATTGGCCTGGTTAGAGGCAATATGAACATTGGCTATAGTTTCGACTATACCCTTAGCAGCCTTAGCATGGCCACCGGCGGCGCCCACGAGGTAAGCCTTTCCTACACCTTCGACTGGATCAAGAGCAAAAGACCTCCCCGAAATGTCAGGCAAATTCCTTGTCCCGAATTCTAA